The window GAAGGTGCTGcctaggtgacaccttgacaactaggATCACATAGACaggcgccttggttgccttgcgTCCAGGACCCTTCCGACGCCTTCAGTCGCctggacgccatgacaactatggtaggaATCTTTCTTCTATATATCTATGCAAGTCATCATAATGGACAGATTATGGAATTAATTGGGTTTTGTTTGAGTAAGCCTGTGTGGCCTATTAGCAACCTGTTGGCTGGGTGTtcttccccctctcttcttctcttccttcctcaactGTAGTTTCATCCTTTTTTATTTACAGGTACATTTCCTCTTCCACATCTCTTCCTGCTATACTATTTATTTTCCCTGTTATGTGCCGGGAGACCAAACAGTCGCTCACGATTGGGGACTGTTCTCTCTCACCTCCTCTTCTTTCCCCCCTCATATTTTGGGCATCTGATCATCACCTTAGGGCGACTCAAACCCCAGGTTCTCCCACCCCCAAATTTTTCTTATTCTGTGAGATTTGAACCTGCAATCAGATCTGAGTTCATACAATTACTATTAAATGAATAGCTGATTTCTGGACCACTGTTGGTTGATCTTAAGAGGGCTAGGTAATAAGAGAGCCTATGTTTGAAATATTACCTTGATTGTAGTTAAACAGCGGGAGTTCTTtcaaatgaaattgaaattggtTATTGCTGGTTTCTTGTTCTCCTTTCTTATCatgtgaggttgaagaagatgagtgaTTGTATTTTATATCTCATCGTCTCTCTTCCTTCCAATGTACCCCCTCCCTCTTATCCTTAATCTTATTTGTCCATCTATATCCTTAAGTACAGAATAACCATCCCTTATTTAGATCTATTTACCATTTAGTCACTTATTTGTTATCTTGCCCAAAAGTTGTCCATAGCTTCTATATAGTTAAGGAATTGCCGCTCAACCATTAATTTGgcattttattcatttttgtgGGTCCATAAGTGATCCAAACCAGGATTTTTTAACCCGGATccatggggtcggctacatggatccctgCAAAGACATGTAAACAAATTTTAATGAAGAAAACAAGAGGTGAGAAGCCTCAAGGTAGACAGCAGTTTGTCTTTTCCATGGTACTCAAAAAGCCACCTAGGATTAAACACGGGATTTTGTATTTGTTGTCTTTGTTTCGCATGGTGTATCTAATTTCCTCAAAAACTATGTCTCTTTCATCTGTTTTGTAACTTCCTTGTCTCATAAAGCTTCCATCAGTACACTACCCCAGGCTTATTTAGTTAAATACCATTTCAGCCGCACTAGGGAACTTATTTCCTTTCAGAGAAGCCACTTTGGGTTTCCAGTGGAATGCTTCATATAGCACAAGGACAAATACTATTCCTGTTTTAACTCTGCAATAAAATGCACATCTCATTAATCTCCGCTGTTTTGTTGAGGGGCTGTTTCCTGCATGGCCCACATATGAAGGCCTTCCGAGGCTGTCcaaatatctgccacatggcacatTGAGGGCCATGTCCtctcaatccaatggttggaataACTGCGTCATCTGTCCACATGGCACGTTAGGGTGGGCAGCACAGGAAACCCTTCTTATGCGGGTAATGCAAATCGTttagcttttttttctttttggttgttCATTTGTGCATTGCTCTGTGAATTTTTGAGAGTGGAAATTAGCTGAGATTTTACAGGACTACTAACCTTCTTGCATCTGAAAAATGGATTGAAGAGAAATAATAGTATTTTGGGATTACAGCACTACAATGGGCGATTCTCCAGTATGCTCTTAAGACTTTTCCCCATCCTGCTATTGTTATTCTTCTTCTGGTGTATTTGTTGTAGAGACTAGAAAGTATTTTAGGTAAAATTTGTGCTTCTCCCTCTGTATGCtttgtggattttcacttgaATTGCTGATGGATGACTATATTAAgttgcacattttttttttaaaattagtctGCTGCATGTTCTGCAGATTGAGGGTCCAAAATCTCCTGAGCAATTGCTCACCGTCCTTCAGAGAGTTGCTGAGGAGAGTGCTTCTGTTCTTGTCTCAGCTAGGCTTGATGCGGAAGAAAGGAGGACCAATGTGCGTTTGAGAGAGGAGCAAGATGCTGCATACAGGACAGCGCTTGAAGCCGATCAAGTATGTTGCTTTTTGTAACTGTGGCCCTTGTTGGTTTGGTTTGTCTATATTATTTTAAAAGGGCATGCATGCCCGTATTATATGTTTCATACATAATTCTGggtcttgtttctattttccttatttaaattgaaattatgtTGTTTCTCTGTCACATCAGGCTAGAGAGCGGCAAAGGAAAGAGGAGCAAGAGCGATTGGAGAGGGAAGCTGCAGAAACTGAGAGAAAacagagggaggaagaagaggctCGACAACGAGCAGCTCAAGAAGCTGCTGAAAAAGAAGCTGCACTAGCTAGAAGGCGGCAGGAGAAAGCTATGTCATTGGGTGATGAACCTGAGAAAGGACCTGGTGTTACACAAGTAATCCTTCTATTCCGAGTGAAGTttcttctgatttttattttatcctaATGTTACAAAGTAGAggacgggccttggtgcaacggtaaggttgctccattgtgaccaagtggacATGGATTCGAGTCTCGAAACAGCCtttctgcgaaagcaggggtaagactgcgtatacattatgaccctccccagaccccggagtggtgggagccttgtgcactgggtatgccctgaTGTTACAAAGTAATCCTTCTATTCTAAGTGAAGTTCTTCTGATATTTATTTTATCCGTTGTTATTCCTGTGTGGATTTTTGTTTTACTGTACTGTTGGACTCCACTGAGAAAAAGGAGTTTGAGCTCTCTTGGCTTACATTTAGCCATGTGAGGCAGCTATTAGCTTGTTTCTTGAACCATGCCCTTCTTATGGTAATGGATATTTAATGTGGTTCTGATATCTAAGATCAGTCACCAAATGAACAGGATTGAAACTGAATGTAGCAAGTCCAGATTCAAgagcttcaccaaaaaaaaagtccagATTCAAGAGAACTGCTATAACAACAAATCAGCATATAAGACCAGTGGATCCTCTTGGTTGAGTGGTCCTCCTTAGGCTTAGAATGACTgctgaaaatatcagcaagatCCTCCAAGGGTTGGAGCTGCTTATATGGACAGTTCTTTGTATGACTAGGAAACCTCAAAATCAGCCAAACAACATATCTAGTGAACTTAGTTTCAGAATTAATATCAGCAAAGCTAAAATATACTTCCACTACTGAAATCAGGTTCGACACAAAAAACTTGAAGTACAGTTCTTGATATTCCACCAAAATAGGAACTAATAAATCTCCAACCAGATTAGGAAATCAAGATGCAGTCAGCAAGTTGATCTTACAACAGGAAAGCAAGAGAATACTGACCGAAAAGTGTATGAAGTGATAAACAAAAACAGACCTGTAGTTCCCTGTTTCCAGAAATCCCAGATTGAGAGGAGAGCTATACCACAGGAGATATACTGTTTAATGCTCCACAGTTGCTATATTCTTGAAAGAACTTAACAATGAAAAAAAACTAGAGGGAGCGACAAGAGACCCGGGCTTTCCACCGCAAGGTTTGATAAGTTACCTTATTCACCACTAGGAGGGCACAGTATCATCACAGCAGTGACTCAGCGAGACAACAATGTTGTATCCAAAAATCATGGCTTGCAGTGCTACCCTgcactttatttataaaagcAATTAAAGGGTTACAATAGAACTTGATAactaataaaacaaacaaagaaaatcaaAGTAAAAAACCCTTTTAGGTAGTCTTTTCTAACTTAAAGTGATAAGATAAGATAGAGTTCTATTAGATAGAAACTCTACTACTAAAAGTACTtgtaaaaagacaaaaaataggATGGAGTTCTATTAGTTAGAAACTCTACCACTACAAGTAAGTTAAAAGATAAAATCACAGAAGATTTAAAGAgagggaaggaagaaaaaaaatcaaccagCTGCTGGAACTTTAGGACTGAGTCATTTTGCTGGAATGGAGTTGACTCAGATGTTTTGATTCGACTTCTTGCGCTGGTAGGCCTTTAAGTCTGCATCAATATTCTTGAGAAAGgaaggtttttttcttttttatagatGCGGTGGTCAAGTAGTATAAGACAATAAGTTGCTTAGTACTATgtagagatttaaaaaaaatgcatgtaTGCTCTTTTGATGGTGTTAGGCTATGGCCCGTTGTTGTTGTACTCTATATCTTGTGCTTTGGAAAAAATTTTGGctatgaaatattttttattattgttaatggaacaatgaaatttttttgggatGTGTAACAATCACTAAAGATATTTTGTCAAAATTGTTTTCTGGGAGCAATTGGATTCCTGTTGCTCAAGTTTTTCAAGATAATTGAGCTTGGCATTGCCCTCTAGACATTTGATCATGTTTGGACTTGGTGAACTTCATATTCTGCATGGAAATAATAGAGATTCCAGATACCCAGTTTATGATCCATAACTTGTAAAGAGCAGACTGCATGGATAACAACTATGCTGATATTAtctacccctcccccccccccccccaaaaaaaaaatttctgataATTGCCACGGAACCTATGAAGAAGATTATGCTGATATTAGATAACCTTGCAGGCAATGTACTTCACGATCGTAGCTTTTGCCTTCTTTCCCCCCTTAATTGTTCCTTTTCCCCATTGTTGAAGAAAGCTATCTTAGTAGTTATGTTTTTGGGAACAGGTTTTGGTACGATTTCCTACTGGAGAACGGAAGGAAAGGAGGTTCTACAGCACAGCTACCATACAGTCCCTCTATGATTATGTTGATTCTTTGGATTGCTTGAATGCAGAGAATTACAGCCTAGTCTCTAACTTTCCTCGGCTTGTATATGGCCCAGAGAAGCACTTAATGTCATTGAAAGAAGCAGGGTTACATCCTCAGGCCAGCCTTTTTGTGGAAGTGGACTCGTAAGGGAAAGCTTCTTTTTTCAAGTCTAGATGTGACTGTTAGTAATCTGAAATCGGATAATGGACCCAGCAATggaaattttgggttttgatttttattttcttcccagTGTAGGTGTAGTATCATGACATTATGCTCCGCAGTGTATGAAAATGGATATTTGATGGTACACTACCCTTTCGGGCAGGTTAGAATCAAAAGAATAACCCACTATGCAATTGAATTTAAATGCATCCTTTAAGAACTAAAATATTGGTCTTAAAATTTAGTGAGCTTTTTTTATACTGATTCTGTATTGTAGATCAAATCGACCTATGAGGAAAAAAAGAATAGGGAAATAAAATGTGCGCCTTGTGTTGCTCCTACGCCTAGAGAGACACATAAGGCGCCTGGACCACCTGGGATTTCCACTTTTGCTTGGGGACAAGGTGGTCAAGGCTCCTTGTGTGTCTGGGCGTGGGAACCGTGGcacgaccaggtagcgttctttgtCCCATAAGAATATTAGTTCACTAAGGAAACATCATTGTCTGCAAATCTGAACATTtcttatttcaattttcaatacTGAAAGGGGTAGCATAGCACCACATATTTTCTGCCAAAGGAAATGGTGGTGATTGTCATCTCCAAAGACGTTAAGCTCCATGCCGATCTTGAAAATATGGAATACTAAGAGTATGCAATCTGGTATTGTTAGCAAGATATGTTATTATCATGTGGCGACTACGGGCCTCGTAAGAGGAACAATTGCCGTGTATGGTTGAGATGTTCCTCGTATTACCATGCTGGTGGCTGAGCCCCTATATATCACCATTGATGAGCTGCACGCTATAAGATGTGGGTGGGAAATAGCCTGGCAGGTATGTGGTATTGCAAAATATGGGTAACTTTGGATTTACATGAAACTAAAATGCATCAACAGGAAGGAGGGCAGACCATGGCAATCATTTTTATCAAACAAGGACCATCTCATTCACAACTTCTGATTTTCAAAAAGTTCAATAAGACTATAATGGCAACCCCAGCAGACCCAGCATATGATATTTGTAAGTAGGAACTTCAGGTCAATATGAATGTCTATTTTTTGGGGAGGGTCTTTTTTTAAGTAATTTGCTACTTTTACAGAGTGATAAGGTCCCCTTTTGGATCTTTAGGATTCCTGGTAGAAGACTCCGTCACACCCGACAGTTGCCTACATGGGTCTTCCCAATTGAGGTTCGCAGCCATGTCCTCCACTGCCACCTTGATTACATCAGTTCGAACTCCTATATCGGTAGCATACCTGCTTGCACAGTACACCCCAGCTGCTGCAGCTGCAACCCCGACAGGTCCAGGCATTAACAATTTCAGAGGAGATGAAAGAAGTGCTGCCAAAGGGGCTCCAATGACAGAAGAAGCTTGACCACTTCTTCCCACAGCTGACTTGCTATCAAGGATCAGAAGTCCAGTCTTGCAATACATTGCAAAGTCTTCACAGTTGTTTTGGAACACATCATAGTTCCCAAACCCATTTTGAAGCAGATGCATTGCCCTGTGGATAACTGTTTCTGGGGAGTCAGATGTCGCTGTTGTACATGTCCCACCCCGGACCTTGGCAAGGAAAGCAGAAGGCGTAACTCCATACTCGAAGCAATACAGATGTCCTTTCCCCAAAAAACAGTCCAGGCAAGAGAGGACAACCCCACTGTTGGGTTGCCTGAAGCCGCAGTCAGGAAAGGTTGGACAGACTGATGGAAGCTTTGAATTTAAACTAGAATTGAGGGAGGTTGCCACACTTGAACCCGTATCTGGTTCCCGTGTAAAATGAACCACTTTGCTTCCTCCAACATATATGCCTGCATGATTTAAAAATAAGTGGAATTCATAAAGCACAAAAGGTAGTTCCTTGTGACCAAATATTACTTGCAATATTTTGGTGCCATAATGCATTAGAGGCAGTCCAAAAAAGATGGAGCTACTGAAATTTAAGTTGAAGCGCATATGGAATGAAGCTACTGACAgaaactttttgtttttttggctaCACTGTGTGTCAAACTTTAtcataaaaattaaagaagccGAAAATTTTTGCATGTTTATCACTTCCCTCCAGCAGAGGGTGTACCATGGCGCAcagtaaggttgttccattgcaACCTAGTTGTTGTTGCGGCTtcaagtcgggaaacagcctcttcgcGAAGAGGAGATAAGGCTGCATACACTATGACCCTCCTCAAAGGTTcaaaccctgcagtggcgggagcctcgtgcaccaGGTACACCCTTTTTATCACTTCCCTCCAGCATGAACTTAATAGAATTGATGGTGTGGATAAAACAATGACCAATAAAAAACATTACAGGTCTATCAACTCTTATTCATGACATCAGACAATATGGAAATTTGAACTTCTTCAAATATCCCCCCTcctcccaccccacccccacaccccccccccccccaaaaaaaaagagtttaaaaaataatatatacagAAGACTCCTGAACAAGCTCAGAATAAAGCTAAAATCAGATCTCTATTCTGTACATGTTCATACCCTAAGTGACCAAAGCAGTCATCTGATAACATGCGGAGACAACAACAAAATCACTAAGCCCCCCACCCCctgctttttcttttctttttctttttttttttggggggggggggtggggtttaTGGGGGTGGGATGGGGTTGGGTATTAACAGAACTTGGATAGTAAGATGGGATAATTGAATCTCCATTGGTTTGATCAAATAACAGGTTGACATGGTGCACAATAGAGATTGATTAGGATTTTAAGATTATATAGACCTCTTCATACCAACAGGATAAGTTTATGGTTTAAGGTCTGAAGAAATGCCATGTAGCATCTATCAGAAAGTTAGTGATGAACATGAAGAAGGGACTGCACATTATTGATGCAGCAAATAATGCAGAGATATGTCATGATATTACCAACCAGCTTAACCTGGGCATGGCATTGATTAAATCTAGTTGAAAATATGGACCTGGAGAACACGATAAACCAGCATTTCCTTGCTTCAAGCAGTGATGTAAGTTCTATATCATTGTAGCTAAAcagatacaacaacaacttcatacccttatcccaactaaatagggtcagctacatggatccttgctctccaatcagctctatttaaAGGCATAcctgatacaaggcctaagctatgcatgtctttcctcaccacttctcctatggttattttaagtctgcccctggctcttttaattccttcaatctgaatcaaatcattcctccacactggagcatcccaaggcctccgtcGCACGTGGCCATTCCACCTCAAATCTCGTAGCTTGTCATGTATcgaagctactcccaaatcagctctaatatggttcttctttactttatccttcctagttttgccacatatccatctcaacatcctcatctctgctacacgtAGTTTATCTATTTgatgcttcttaattgcccaacattccacaccatacatcctAGCCTGTCCtatgacagtcctataaaattttcctttataagctttaaaggaatacgccgatcacaGCACACTCCgaacacacctctccacttcatccattctATTTTAATTCTACGGGCAACATCATTCTCTAAATCacctcctttatttatgattgagctcagatacctaaaataatcactttgtggaatttccctctcatcaattttcactacCTCATTAACCGTtttagtgtgactaaagttacacaccatatactctgtctttgttctacttatcttaacaccttttgattccaaggttgatctccttaactccaacttggcattaatctctgatgttgtctcatccaccaaaacaatatcatcaacaaaaagcatacacgaAGGGACATCATATTGAATGTCtgtagttaaatcatccatgataagtgcaaacaaacaAAGGCataaggctgatccttgatgtaacccaattgtaaatGCGAATTCACCACattgaccccccccccccagttctTATGCTAGTTATCATACCATCATACATATCCTTAATTATGTCCACGTATTTACTTgaaacccttctcttctctagtatatgccagattagctctctagggactctgttgTATACTTTCTAGGTCCAATAAAaatcatatggagatccttcttgccctctctaAATATTTTCATGAGCCTCCTAAGTAAGAAAAAGTCAAATTAGTTCCCCGAAATAGTAGTCTCTTTTCTCAGGTAGATTTCAATAACTCTCTCCCATAACTACACAGTATGACTCAATAGTTTTATGCCTCCATAACTATTACAACTCTCAATATCACattatcacctttatttttgtagatcaggACCACAATGTTTCTACTCCAATCATACGGAattttccttgtgttcataatcttattaaacagtttggttagccaaaataattcacaaattcctaagctcttccacacttctattgagCCCCCATCTGGGCCTAGTGCCTTGTCTACTTTCATCTTTtgtaaagcttcttttacttcagacaccctaattttgtgtatatatatacaagatGTAGTGTctagatcatagttgtcaaggcgtcgccgcCCCTTGGTTGCctaattggtgtcgccttgattttggcccCTCTTCAATATCTTGCGTCGCCTAAACGCCATGGCAACTATGGTCTTAGATGAGCAATGCAATCTTCTGAGACACTATTACTCGaaatgtcttcatttagtaaGTTGTGGAAATACTCTTTCCACCTCTCCTTAATATCCACATCTCTTATTAATATTCTACTATCTTCAcctttaatacatctaacatggtcgaaatCACTaatcttcctttctctcattctaGCTGtcttataaataattttttcccctttctttgcgTTCAAATTGTTATAAAGAACATCATATTTCTTCACGGCTTACTTTccccccacaatcttcttagctttatTTTTGGCAAATTTATACCATTTTAGATCCTCTATCTCCTTAGTcttttgccatgtcttaaaactagttTTCTTAGATTTAATAACTGAttggacctcatcatcccaccaccaagtctccctaagGGCATGACGGTTTCCTTTTGATTCCCCTAGGACCTTTTTTGCAACCTACTTAATACAAGTATCATCTTGTTCCACATCatattagtgtctccctcaaagtctcACTTTCCTTATTTGACCACATTATTAATAAATGAATTCAAGGAGTCTCCCTTTAAGCTCCATCACTTTATCTTAGGGCAAGTATGCTCCCCTATCTTACGATTCTGTATAATGAgacacatatccatgaccaccaTTTTATGTTGAGTGGTCAGACTCTCCTAGGTATAACCTTACATTTCTTACAAAACAATCTATCGGACCCTTCTAGTTAGGAATAAATCTATTTGGCTGATATGATGCCCATTTTTgtaggtaactaaatgctcctttctcttttcagaGGAAGTGTtgacaatggataaatcataagacAAAGCAAAATCTAAAACTAAGATCCCTTCTttattcctctctccaaaaccataacCTCCATGTACGCTTTTatagcctctacgatctctgCCCACAAGTCCATTCAAATCACCCCTATAATtatcttttctccttgattcaacccttgcactaatccatccatgtgttcccaaaattgtaacttactattttcatccaatcctacttgaggtCCGTAAGTGCTAATTATATTGATAACCTCTTTTTCAATacaagtttgatggatataatcctatctccaaatcttttaacatctaCACATCATTCTTTAGATCCACACATCATTCGTTAgatctttatccactactatgcccactccacttctattactttgatCTCCCATATACCAAAGTTCCAACTCTTTAGCTTTTTTATCCTTCCATCTAGTCTGTTGAATACAAGCaatattaatccttcttctcctcataacatctagaCTTTTTCCCattaaggatccaatgttccaagatgctaatctaatcctacgcttttgAGACTAGGTTCTTTACCCGCACTTATCCACGGTATGAGAACCCTCGCTTACAGAGGATGCCCTTGCAAGCAGATGTTAAGCATTAAAAGATTTTAAGAAACCCCAGTGCAATTAAACAAGGGACCCCAAGATAAGATTTTGCATTACACTGCGGACCTTGTCAGTTTcaaggttcaagatctcggTAAACCCTGGCCGAAACCAAAACATACCACCGAAATATGGACTATTTCAGTGAAAAAACTGAAACATTGAACAGCCCTCAATTCCCATATGTTTGCTTAAACCAGGGTAAAAACTGAAGTATGCTGTTGAACTTTCAACTAataaattttgaaccatggtcaGATTTACTGAAAATAAGAGGTCCATTAAATTGTAGCTATGTCTTTTACAAAAGCTATTATGGTTGTTAATATCGGCCTTtgaattctaccaaaaaaaattcagaatccTTGTAGGTTCAAAACTCATACTGAAGTTTCAGAGAAACATCCAACTCCAGGTCTAGGAGATACCCAAGTACCTGAATAATCACTCAAGTCGTACAAGAATAAAATCCTAGTAGTTCTACTTCGCAATAGAAGAAACACAGGAGGGCCTCAGGAAGAAAACCCCGAACGAAGAGAATAAAATTTCCCACCCTGGAAGAATCCACGAAAGAAACGCAAAGGGGGCCTCACGAAGAAACCCTGGAAcgtaaagaagaaatttcccACTCCAGAAGAAACCCAAATCCTTATCAACGCAGTCTCGCCCAagggaaaataataataaaaaaatcctaggAGATCCATTGTAGTTCAACTTCGAGTCTTTATTCTTTGGACTACTGCAATTGCTTAAACCAAGTAATCTAGCGTACGGACATACGAATCAAGCAAGCTAAACAAGAGATTCTTTCTTTGCCCCAAAAACTCTGATTCACAAGGTACCCTaaaaacggaaaaaaaaaatttgcatgcACAATCCAAAAGGAGACTCCTAGATTGGCCATCTTAACCATTTCGGGAGGAAATCCACCATAGTCCTTAGAGAAAATTACTCAATTTCCGATCCACATTGCGAAAGAAACTCCAGAAACTGaacaaaacagaagaaagattgaataaaaagaaaatctacTGACACAGAAAAAGAAATTCGAAAACAAAAGTAGAAAAACAAACTACATTGTCCGTGTGACCCTAGGAAATTTCATATGAACACGATTCTCAGAATGAAATGGAacgaagaaacaaaaacaagagtttctaacccccaaaaaaaaaaaaaaagatatgagCAGTGAGTTACCATGGTGAGAGTAACTGTAAATGGCTCTCCAGGTGTAGATGTGATCGCCTGCTTTGATCTGGCTTCTCTCTACCTTGTTGGAAAGGAGacccatctctctccctctctctagcAAATGCTGCTCTGCTACGCTATGGTATAGTGTGAAAGACTTTGAGTTGACCTCCTAAAGACGGACAAAGAAGGGAAGAACAGATAGAGAGACGCCAAGCAAATATGAAATAACGGTAAAAATCACATCATCTGATACTGATATGAGTAGA is drawn from Telopea speciosissima isolate NSW1024214 ecotype Mountain lineage chromosome 1, Tspe_v1, whole genome shotgun sequence and contains these coding sequences:
- the LOC122650576 gene encoding protein LEAD-SENSITIVE 1-like, giving the protein MGLLSNKVERSQIKAGDHIYTWRAIYSYSHHGIYVGGSKVVHFTREPDTGSSVATSLNSSLNSKLPSVCPTFPDCGFRQPNSGVVLSCLDCFLGKGHLYCFEYGVTPSAFLAKVRGGTCTTATSDSPETVIHRAMHLLQNGFGNYDVFQNNCEDFAMYCKTGLLILDSKSAVGRSGQASSVIGAPLAALLSSPLKLLMPGPVGVAAAAAGVYCASRYATDIGVRTDVIKVAVEDMAANLNWEDPCRQLSGVTESSTRNPKDPKGDLITL